The Citrifermentans bemidjiense Bem genome window below encodes:
- a CDS encoding type III polyketide synthase, with the protein MNSNVFVGSIATVVPPFSVDQQAAAALIKSHFKESLTARGLGLIRATFNHPSIKKRHFAVDTPAQIFTETPDERVERFTEQAVRLAEQAVLRALDKVGVGVREVNGLVLNTCTGYICPGLSSYVAERLGLRCDARLYDLVGSGCGGAVPNLQVAESILRTTGGIVVSVSVEICSAAFQMGNDLSLILSNALFGDGAAAAVLWEKPAGFELVASAGRYVPEEREAIRFVHRQGQLHNQLSTDLPELVRKAAAEVVGDLLGRHSLSIGDIGGWALHTGGEKIVNAVRDEIGIDESKLWATRKVLEQYGNMSSPTVWFVVDELLQSGLRKGEWCVMLAYGAGLSAHAYLLRG; encoded by the coding sequence ATGAACAGCAATGTCTTCGTGGGCTCCATCGCCACCGTCGTCCCGCCGTTTTCGGTGGACCAGCAGGCGGCGGCGGCGCTGATCAAGTCGCATTTCAAGGAAAGCCTGACCGCGCGCGGCCTTGGGCTGATTCGCGCCACCTTCAACCATCCCAGCATCAAGAAAAGGCATTTCGCCGTCGACACCCCGGCGCAGATCTTCACCGAGACTCCCGATGAGCGGGTAGAGCGTTTCACGGAGCAGGCGGTCCGGCTGGCAGAGCAGGCGGTGCTGCGGGCGCTTGATAAGGTGGGGGTGGGGGTGAGGGAGGTGAACGGGCTGGTGCTGAACACCTGCACCGGCTACATCTGCCCCGGCCTTTCCAGCTATGTCGCCGAGCGCCTGGGGCTTCGCTGCGACGCGAGGCTGTACGATCTGGTCGGAAGCGGCTGCGGCGGAGCGGTCCCCAACCTGCAGGTGGCCGAGTCCATCTTGAGGACGACCGGGGGCATCGTGGTGAGCGTCTCGGTCGAGATCTGCAGCGCCGCCTTCCAGATGGGGAACGACTTAAGCCTCATACTCTCCAATGCGCTCTTCGGCGACGGCGCCGCGGCAGCTGTTCTCTGGGAGAAACCGGCCGGTTTCGAGTTGGTCGCCTCCGCCGGACGCTACGTGCCGGAAGAGCGCGAAGCAATCCGCTTCGTGCACCGGCAGGGACAGCTCCACAACCAGCTCTCCACCGACCTCCCGGAGCTGGTAAGAAAGGCCGCGGCTGAGGTGGTAGGCGATCTTCTGGGAAGACATTCCCTCTCCATCGGCGACATCGGCGGCTGGGCGCTCCATACCGGCGGTGAAAAGATCGTGAACGCGGTGCGGGACGAGATCGGGATCGACGAATCGAAACTATGGGCGACCCGGAAGGTGCTGGAACAGTACGGCAACATGTCCTCGCCCACCGTCTGGTTCGTGGTGGATGAACTGCTGCAGAGCGGATTGCGCAAGGGGGAGTGGTGCGTGATGCTCGCCTACGGCGCCGGTCTTTCCGCGCATGCCTATTTGCTGAGAGGCTAA